One part of the Desulfurellaceae bacterium genome encodes these proteins:
- the gor gene encoding glutathione-disulfide reductase: MSTYDYDLFVIGAGSGGVRASRMSAAYGARVAVVEERYLGGTCVNVGCIPKKLFVYAAEFRDHFEDAAGFGWSVGQRSVDWPTLVANKNVEIERLNGIYRNLLSNAGAEIIEGRARLVDPHTLAVDGRSYTAEHILVATGSWPYLPQIPGIEHAISSNEAFYLERLPQRAIIVGGGYIAVEFATIFHGLGVEVTELYRGELFLRGFDTDVRSVLAEEMRRREVDLRFKADIARIDRHNDTLTATLGDGTRLETDLIMYATGRLPNTHNIGLEAVGVEMNDIGAVTVDAYSRSTVPHIFAIGDCTDRLNLTPMAIAEGQAVAETLFHDRPTQPDHTNVATAVFSHPPIGTVGLTEDEARQRYSAIDVYTSSFRPLKHTLSGRSERTFMKLIVDQASDRVLGCHMVGPEAGEIIQGFSVALKCGATKAQFDATIGIHPTAAEEFVTMRTKQE; this comes from the coding sequence ATGAGTACATATGACTATGACCTGTTTGTGATCGGCGCCGGCTCGGGCGGGGTACGCGCTAGCCGCATGTCGGCGGCCTATGGCGCGCGAGTGGCCGTGGTCGAGGAACGCTACCTCGGCGGGACGTGTGTGAATGTCGGCTGCATTCCCAAAAAGCTGTTTGTGTATGCGGCCGAGTTCCGCGACCACTTTGAAGACGCGGCCGGCTTTGGCTGGAGCGTGGGCCAGCGCAGCGTCGATTGGCCGACCCTGGTCGCCAACAAAAACGTGGAGATCGAACGCCTCAACGGCATCTACCGCAACCTGCTGAGCAACGCCGGGGCGGAGATCATCGAAGGCCGGGCGCGGCTCGTCGATCCGCATACGCTTGCCGTCGACGGCCGCTCGTATACGGCCGAGCACATCCTGGTGGCGACCGGCAGCTGGCCGTATCTGCCCCAGATCCCCGGCATCGAACACGCCATCTCGTCCAACGAGGCGTTTTATCTGGAGCGCCTGCCCCAACGGGCGATTATCGTTGGCGGGGGTTATATTGCGGTCGAGTTTGCCACGATTTTCCACGGCCTCGGCGTTGAGGTGACCGAGCTGTACCGGGGCGAGCTGTTTTTGCGCGGCTTTGATACCGATGTCCGCAGCGTGCTGGCCGAGGAGATGCGCAGACGCGAGGTTGACCTGCGTTTCAAGGCCGATATCGCGCGCATCGACAGACACAACGACACGCTCACGGCTACCCTCGGAGACGGTACGCGTCTGGAAACCGACCTGATCATGTACGCCACCGGGCGTCTGCCGAACACCCATAATATCGGACTCGAAGCGGTTGGGGTGGAGATGAACGACATCGGCGCGGTCACGGTCGACGCCTACTCGCGCTCCACAGTGCCGCATATCTTTGCCATCGGCGATTGTACCGACCGGCTGAACCTGACGCCCATGGCCATTGCCGAGGGTCAGGCCGTGGCCGAGACCCTGTTTCACGACCGGCCGACCCAACCCGACCACACGAATGTGGCCACTGCGGTTTTCAGCCATCCGCCGATCGGCACGGTCGGTCTGACCGAGGACGAGGCGCGCCAGCGTTATTCGGCCATCGACGTCTATACCTCGAGCTTTCGACCGCTCAAGCACACGCTGAGCGGCCGCTCGGAACGGACGTTCATGAAACTCATCGTCGACCAGGCGTCCGACCGGGTGCTGGGCTGCCACATGGTCGGTCCCGAGGCTGGCGAGATCATCCAGGGCTTTTCGGTCGCCCTGAAGTGCGGGGCGACCAAGGCCCAGTTTGACGCAACCATCGGGATTCATCCCACCGCAGCCGAAGAGTTTGTGACCATGCGGACGAAACAGGAATGA
- a CDS encoding zinc-binding dehydrogenase: MRAVVMRDQKLVVDDVPTPQPGPGEVLVKTLACGICGSDLHTLKHAQKLVEISEKSGGAFNMDLKRDIVMGHEFCVEVLDHGPETGKTLKAGTRACSMPVLIRPAGVETVGYSNDNPGGYGELMRLTEGLLLEVPNGLSTEYAALTEPLAVGYHAVQMARLDKDDVPLVIGCGPVGLAVIAALRLKDVRPVVAADFSPRRRQLAEAMGADVVIDPHQHSPYASWKEAAVADPDTAPQQAPWATGPPLRPAVLFECVGVPGVIDQMMSAAPHGARIVVVGVCMENDTIQPMFGINKELNLQFVLGYTREEFSQTLYNIADGKLPLEPLITGKVGVEGVAGAFEELASPERHAKILVEPWR; the protein is encoded by the coding sequence ATGCGCGCGGTGGTGATGCGAGACCAAAAACTGGTGGTTGATGATGTGCCGACTCCACAGCCCGGACCGGGCGAAGTGCTGGTCAAAACCCTGGCCTGCGGCATCTGCGGCTCAGACCTGCACACCCTCAAACACGCCCAGAAGCTGGTCGAGATTTCCGAGAAGTCGGGCGGCGCGTTCAACATGGACCTCAAACGCGACATTGTCATGGGCCACGAGTTCTGCGTTGAGGTGCTTGACCACGGACCGGAGACGGGCAAGACGCTCAAAGCCGGCACCCGGGCGTGCTCGATGCCGGTCCTGATCCGTCCTGCGGGCGTGGAAACGGTCGGCTACTCGAACGACAACCCGGGCGGCTACGGCGAGCTGATGCGGCTGACCGAGGGCTTGCTGCTGGAGGTGCCGAATGGACTCAGCACCGAATACGCGGCCCTGACCGAGCCGCTGGCGGTCGGCTACCATGCGGTCCAGATGGCGCGGCTGGACAAGGACGATGTGCCGCTGGTGATTGGCTGCGGGCCGGTCGGCCTGGCCGTGATTGCGGCCCTACGCCTCAAGGATGTCCGGCCCGTCGTGGCTGCGGACTTCTCCCCCCGCCGGCGTCAGCTGGCCGAGGCCATGGGTGCGGATGTGGTCATCGACCCCCACCAGCACTCGCCCTACGCCAGCTGGAAAGAGGCTGCGGTGGCCGACCCCGACACGGCGCCCCAACAGGCACCGTGGGCGACCGGTCCGCCGCTGCGACCGGCGGTCCTGTTCGAGTGTGTCGGTGTTCCCGGGGTGATCGATCAGATGATGAGTGCGGCCCCCCACGGCGCCCGGATCGTGGTCGTCGGGGTGTGCATGGAAAACGATACCATCCAGCCCATGTTCGGCATCAACAAGGAGCTGAACCTCCAGTTCGTCCTCGGCTATACGCGCGAGGAGTTCAGCCAGACGCTGTACAATATCGCCGATGGCAAGCTGCCGCTCGAGCCGCTGATTACCGGCAAGGTCGGGGTCGAGGGCGTGGCCGGAGCGTTTGAGGAGCTGGCCTCGCCCGAGCGGCACGCCAAGATTCTGGTCGAGCCGTGGCGCTGA
- a CDS encoding 2,4'-dihydroxyacetophenone dioxygenase family protein, protein MASKAKLDGEYVHVSSVAWQPFPGEFSAGGIQWKLLHVSPEAGAWTAIFDCPQGSSFARHIHVGPGEYFLTKGKMEVRGGSEDGGATANAVGYGYEACNARHDQTNFVEDSEFYMTFLGPLQFIDEDGNTLAVVGWEQAQALWAQQTGEAE, encoded by the coding sequence ATGGCATCCAAAGCAAAACTTGACGGAGAATACGTCCACGTCAGCTCAGTCGCCTGGCAACCCTTTCCGGGCGAATTTTCAGCCGGCGGCATCCAGTGGAAGCTCCTCCACGTCTCGCCCGAAGCCGGCGCCTGGACGGCCATCTTTGACTGCCCGCAGGGCTCGTCTTTTGCCAGACACATCCATGTCGGACCGGGCGAATACTTTCTGACCAAGGGGAAAATGGAAGTCCGGGGCGGCAGCGAGGACGGCGGCGCCACCGCGAACGCGGTCGGCTATGGCTATGAGGCTTGCAACGCGCGTCACGACCAGACGAATTTTGTCGAAGACAGCGAGTTCTATATGACCTTCCTGGGCCCCTTGCAGTTTATTGACGAGGACGGCAACACCCTGGCCGTGGTCGGCTGGGAACAGGCCCAGGCGCTGTGGGCTCAGCAGACGGGCGAGGCCGAGTAG
- a CDS encoding GFA family protein has product MPAPFSGGCLCGAIRYESRAEPLFSINCHCRDCQRTTGTAYAPVLAVPRDALSTTQGEPTYYTSQSDSGETVSRGFCPECGSGIFSKLSANPDIVGLKAASLDDPSWFRPAMDIYTDSAQPWDVMNPDLPKVPKMPQM; this is encoded by the coding sequence ATGCCAGCCCCATTTTCAGGCGGATGTTTGTGCGGCGCGATCCGCTACGAGAGCCGCGCCGAGCCGCTGTTTTCGATCAACTGTCACTGTCGCGACTGCCAGCGGACCACCGGTACGGCCTATGCCCCGGTGCTGGCCGTGCCCAGAGACGCGCTGAGCACCACCCAGGGCGAGCCCACCTACTACACCAGCCAGTCGGACAGCGGTGAGACGGTCAGCCGCGGGTTCTGCCCCGAGTGCGGGTCGGGCATCTTCTCGAAGCTGTCCGCCAACCCTGATATCGTCGGTCTCAAGGCGGCCAGCCTGGATGACCCGAGCTGGTTTCGTCCGGCCATGGACATTTATACCGACAGTGCCCAGCCGTGGGATGTGATGAACCCCGATCTGCCCAAGGTACCCAAAATGCCCCAAATGTAG
- a CDS encoding SMP-30/gluconolactonase/LRE family protein produces MREVVVLGSVVVGVSLSLMVLAVSSALGVFDPLVPHFAGSCTVVPGPPGPEDIAIDRQAGLAYISSDDRWAYRHGADLPGRIYRLDLSQPDSVPQALAGTEQISPFHPHGISLFRTDRDQVLLFVVNHTVPGQPRAGHSVEIFAVSEDGLRHLDTIANLLFRSPNDIAAVGPRQFYLTNDQGYLDGMGLRLERLFGLANSDVVYFDGQVASVVLNELSFANGIQFDARTDRILITETRADSLRIYRRTSADGSLSLDQAVEVGRGPDNIDIDEQGHIWIATHPNMVKLLAHASSPQVLSPSRVVRLEADGTGLEDVYVGSGEELSAASIAAVHNGEMLLGAVFESKLLRCRLPETHERA; encoded by the coding sequence ATGCGAGAGGTGGTTGTGCTTGGAAGCGTGGTAGTCGGAGTCTCCCTGAGCCTGATGGTGCTGGCCGTGTCGTCCGCCTTGGGCGTGTTCGATCCGCTCGTCCCCCACTTTGCCGGCAGCTGTACGGTCGTCCCCGGGCCGCCCGGACCCGAAGATATCGCCATCGACCGCCAGGCCGGGCTGGCCTATATCTCGTCTGACGACAGATGGGCGTACCGGCACGGGGCGGACCTGCCCGGCCGGATCTACCGGCTCGACCTGTCACAGCCCGATAGCGTCCCCCAGGCGCTGGCCGGAACTGAGCAGATCAGTCCGTTTCACCCCCACGGCATCAGCCTGTTTCGCACCGACCGCGATCAGGTCCTGCTGTTTGTGGTCAACCATACCGTGCCCGGCCAGCCCCGAGCCGGTCACAGCGTTGAAATCTTTGCCGTGTCCGAGGATGGCCTGCGCCACCTGGACACGATTGCCAACCTGCTCTTTCGGTCGCCGAACGATATTGCGGCGGTAGGACCGCGCCAGTTCTACCTGACCAATGACCAGGGCTATCTGGACGGGATGGGCCTGCGCCTGGAGCGGCTGTTCGGTCTGGCCAACTCGGACGTGGTGTATTTTGACGGCCAGGTGGCCAGCGTCGTGCTGAACGAGCTGAGCTTTGCCAACGGTATTCAGTTTGACGCCCGGACCGACCGCATCCTGATTACCGAGACGCGCGCCGACAGCCTGCGCATCTACCGCCGCACCTCGGCCGACGGCAGCCTGAGCCTTGACCAGGCCGTAGAGGTCGGGCGCGGCCCCGACAATATTGATATCGACGAGCAGGGCCATATCTGGATTGCCACCCACCCCAATATGGTCAAGTTGCTCGCCCACGCCAGCAGTCCCCAGGTGCTGTCGCCGAGCCGGGTGGTGCGGCTGGAGGCCGACGGAACGGGCCTCGAAGACGTGTATGTCGGCAGCGGGGAGGAACTCTCGGCGGCCAGCATTGCTGCGGTTCACAACGGAGAGATGCTGCTGGGCGCGGTTTTTGAGTCCAAGCTGCTGCGCTGTCGGCTGCCCGAGACACACGAGCGCGCCTGA
- a CDS encoding UvrD-helicase domain-containing protein, translating into MSEETRPDRYTLRPEPDDRARRFLIDYKEELNPSQYEAAVTHRGPLLVLAGAGSGKTRTLVFRVARMVEEGVDPASILLLTFTRRASEEMLQRVEALLGSRCDRVTGGTFHSFANTILRRYAQLLGFANAFTILDRSDSEDVINLIRSRMGLDKKERRFPRKQTILEILSLAANKTCGVAAVLDEQFPHLFDELDELGQIADYYRDYKRERSLLDYDDLLSYLRELLRGHPELAERLSLTFRYIMVDEYQDTNRLQADIVRLLAHSHDNVMAVGDDAQSIYSFRGATVRNIFEFPDLFPGTKVIKLEENYRSTQPILDLSNEIILQAKESYTKNLFTRREAGIRPVLVEADSERYQSRFVGQKILELHESGVPLPEIAVLFRSSFHSFDLEIELGRRNLQFVKRGGFKFIETTHIKDVLAHLRIIANPQDAVSWYRVLLLLDGVGAKSSEKILAQVLDAPDPFQGLAGYRGRGAVNTALKRLAEALQQARDEGLKPAEQLEVIVRYYGPILKHRHHDDYPKRQKDLEHFTIITERYHSLDRMLSDMALEPPTSSVDNVLATDGEDEGLLTLSTIHSAKGLEWHSVFIIWAVEGRFPSLYNKDDDELEEERRLMYVAATRAKENLFITYPINVFDRATGMLLNRPSRFLDGIPRRILTPVMLMEDE; encoded by the coding sequence GTGAGCGAAGAGACGCGACCTGACAGATACACGCTGCGCCCGGAGCCCGACGACCGGGCCAGGCGCTTCCTGATCGACTACAAGGAGGAACTCAACCCCTCCCAGTACGAGGCGGCCGTCACCCATCGGGGGCCGCTGCTGGTCCTGGCCGGAGCGGGCAGCGGTAAGACTCGCACCCTGGTGTTCCGGGTGGCGCGCATGGTTGAGGAGGGGGTTGACCCGGCGTCCATCCTGCTGCTGACCTTTACCCGGCGGGCGTCCGAAGAGATGCTGCAACGGGTCGAGGCGCTCCTGGGCAGCCGTTGCGACCGGGTCACCGGCGGCACCTTTCACTCCTTCGCCAATACCATTCTGCGCCGCTACGCCCAGTTGCTGGGCTTTGCCAACGCCTTCACCATTCTGGACCGCAGCGACTCCGAGGACGTGATCAATCTGATCCGCAGCCGCATGGGCCTGGACAAGAAGGAGCGCCGCTTTCCCCGCAAGCAGACCATTCTGGAAATCCTGAGCCTGGCGGCCAACAAGACCTGCGGCGTGGCGGCGGTGCTGGACGAACAGTTTCCGCACCTGTTCGACGAGCTGGACGAACTGGGCCAGATTGCGGACTACTACCGGGACTACAAGCGCGAGCGCAGCCTGCTCGACTATGACGATCTGCTCAGCTATCTGCGCGAGCTGCTGCGCGGCCATCCCGAGCTGGCCGAGCGGCTGTCACTCACCTTCCGCTACATCATGGTCGATGAGTACCAGGACACCAACCGGCTCCAGGCCGATATCGTCCGGCTGCTGGCCCACTCCCACGACAACGTGATGGCGGTCGGCGACGACGCCCAGTCGATCTACAGCTTTCGGGGCGCAACGGTGCGCAACATCTTCGAGTTTCCCGACCTCTTTCCCGGCACCAAAGTCATCAAGCTGGAAGAGAATTACCGCAGCACCCAGCCGATCCTGGATCTGTCCAACGAAATCATCCTGCAGGCCAAGGAGAGCTACACCAAAAACCTGTTCACCCGCCGCGAGGCCGGCATCAGGCCGGTCCTGGTTGAGGCCGACAGCGAACGCTACCAGTCACGCTTTGTCGGCCAGAAAATCCTGGAGCTGCACGAGTCCGGGGTGCCGCTACCCGAAATCGCCGTCCTGTTCCGCTCCAGCTTCCACTCCTTCGATCTGGAGATCGAGCTGGGCCGACGCAACCTCCAGTTCGTCAAGCGGGGCGGCTTCAAATTCATCGAAACCACCCACATCAAAGACGTACTGGCCCATCTGCGGATCATCGCCAACCCCCAGGACGCGGTCTCGTGGTACCGCGTCCTGCTGCTGCTCGACGGCGTCGGAGCCAAGAGCAGCGAAAAGATCCTGGCCCAGGTGCTCGACGCTCCCGACCCCTTCCAGGGCTTGGCCGGCTACCGGGGCCGCGGCGCGGTCAACACAGCCCTGAAGCGCCTGGCCGAAGCCCTGCAACAGGCCAGGGACGAGGGGCTGAAACCGGCCGAACAGCTCGAAGTCATCGTGCGCTACTATGGGCCGATCCTGAAGCACCGCCACCATGACGACTACCCCAAGCGCCAGAAGGACCTGGAGCACTTCACCATCATCACCGAGCGCTACCACAGCCTGGACCGGATGCTGTCCGACATGGCGCTTGAGCCGCCGACCAGCAGCGTGGACAATGTCCTGGCCACCGACGGCGAAGACGAGGGGCTGCTGACCCTGTCAACCATTCACTCGGCCAAGGGCCTGGAATGGCACTCGGTGTTCATTATCTGGGCGGTCGAGGGCCGTTTTCCGAGCCTGTACAACAAGGACGACGACGAGCTTGAAGAAGAGCGGCGGCTGATGTATGTGGCGGCTACCCGGGCCAAAGAGAACCTGTTCATCACCTACCCGATCAACGTCTTTGATCGGGCCACCGGCATGCTGCTCAACCGCCCGTCGCGCTTTTTGGACGGTATTCCCCGGCGTATTCTGACCCCGGTCATGCTGATGGAAGACGAGTAA
- a CDS encoding sulfurtransferase TusA family protein — translation MPAKIEHKIEHKTEQMNLHGVKCPLNWAKAKVRLEYLERGDVLELLIDDPKGRRDIPRAAEAEGYAIVDIDEYAAPDTGARWRIVIEK, via the coding sequence ATGCCCGCCAAGATCGAACACAAGATCGAACATAAGACCGAACAGATGAATCTGCACGGCGTCAAATGCCCCCTGAACTGGGCCAAGGCCAAGGTGCGGCTCGAATACCTGGAGCGGGGCGATGTGTTGGAGCTGCTGATTGACGACCCCAAGGGACGCCGCGATATTCCCCGTGCGGCCGAGGCGGAGGGCTATGCCATCGTCGATATCGACGAGTACGCCGCCCCTGACACAGGCGCCCGCTGGCGGATTGTGATCGAGAAATAG
- a CDS encoding PQQ-binding-like beta-propeller repeat protein, which translates to MYRIGIVAACLMLLSGPAWAVSVAGPDGEALYNVHCAKCHDSVARAPKLGVMRKLPPEFIMRSLEVGRMVFQGVMRTKVERLAIAAYISEKEFGAARDDEAASWTYCSLLPGQLDLSEQTANWNGWGGDISNARFQPADKAGLSAADIPNLKLKWSFGLPENYQTSQPTVFGGRIYIGSMRGVVFSLSAKTGCLYWAYSTGAGVRSTVTLGPIEGSDPPRYAAYFGDVERNAYALDARTGELIWKTQIEQHPTGRITASPALHDNRLYVGMASFEEGAGGEADYECCTFRGSISALNATTGELVWKSYTVDEPKKVRKNKIGVQLWGPSGVGVWASPTLDPKLKRVYVTTGDNYSDPASDTSDAIMAFDMETGENIWTQQFTKGDAFNIACESGDDTNCPEARGPDLDFGSSAILRELSGGKRILLAGQKSGVVHAVDPDQDGEILWQQRAGAGGILGGIQWGPAADESNIYVALSDVKVNLNRTDEGSITSSIDNTQGGGISAYSIETGEKLWFTPPPGCGDKANCSPAQSAAISVLPGVVFSGSVDGHLRAYSTHDGSIVWDYDTAQEYYSVNEVSTKGGSLDGPGPTIAGGMLYVFSGYGFWGGMPGNALLAFEAGDGDQNGAAGQNGKQD; encoded by the coding sequence ATGTACCGCATAGGGATTGTTGCCGCGTGTCTCATGCTGCTGAGTGGACCGGCCTGGGCTGTCAGCGTGGCCGGGCCCGACGGTGAGGCGCTGTACAATGTGCACTGCGCCAAGTGTCATGACTCGGTGGCCCGCGCGCCCAAACTCGGGGTCATGCGCAAACTGCCGCCCGAGTTCATTATGCGTTCGCTCGAAGTCGGCCGGATGGTCTTCCAGGGGGTGATGCGGACCAAGGTCGAGCGGCTGGCCATCGCGGCCTATATCTCGGAAAAAGAGTTTGGCGCGGCACGCGATGACGAGGCTGCCTCGTGGACCTATTGTTCGCTGCTGCCGGGCCAGCTCGACCTGTCCGAACAGACCGCCAACTGGAACGGCTGGGGTGGCGATATCAGCAACGCCCGCTTTCAGCCCGCGGACAAGGCCGGCCTGTCCGCAGCCGACATTCCCAATCTCAAGCTCAAGTGGTCGTTCGGCCTGCCCGAGAACTACCAGACCTCCCAGCCGACGGTGTTTGGCGGGCGGATCTATATCGGCAGCATGCGGGGGGTGGTGTTTTCCCTGAGCGCCAAGACCGGCTGTTTGTACTGGGCGTATTCGACCGGGGCCGGGGTGCGCTCAACCGTGACGCTCGGCCCGATAGAGGGCAGCGACCCGCCGCGCTACGCAGCCTATTTCGGCGATGTGGAGAGAAACGCCTATGCGCTCGATGCCCGGACCGGCGAGCTGATCTGGAAAACCCAGATCGAGCAGCATCCGACCGGCCGGATCACGGCCAGCCCGGCCCTGCACGACAACCGCCTGTACGTTGGCATGGCCTCGTTTGAAGAGGGGGCGGGCGGCGAGGCCGACTACGAGTGCTGCACCTTCCGGGGCAGCATCAGCGCGCTCAACGCCACGACCGGCGAGCTGGTGTGGAAGTCCTACACGGTCGATGAACCGAAAAAAGTCCGCAAGAACAAGATCGGCGTCCAGCTGTGGGGACCGTCCGGGGTCGGGGTGTGGGCCAGCCCGACGCTCGATCCCAAGCTCAAGCGGGTGTATGTGACCACCGGCGATAACTACTCAGACCCGGCCTCGGACACCAGCGACGCGATCATGGCCTTCGATATGGAGACCGGAGAGAATATCTGGACCCAGCAGTTTACCAAGGGCGACGCGTTTAATATCGCCTGCGAGTCGGGCGACGACACCAACTGCCCAGAGGCACGTGGACCGGATCTGGACTTTGGCTCGTCGGCCATTCTGCGCGAGCTGTCTGGCGGCAAACGCATCCTGCTGGCCGGCCAGAAGTCGGGCGTTGTGCATGCCGTCGATCCCGACCAGGACGGCGAAATCCTGTGGCAACAGCGGGCCGGGGCGGGCGGCATCCTGGGCGGCATCCAGTGGGGACCGGCTGCGGACGAGTCGAATATCTACGTGGCCCTGTCCGACGTCAAGGTCAATCTCAATCGGACCGATGAGGGCTCGATCACGTCCTCGATCGACAACACACAGGGCGGCGGCATCTCGGCCTACAGCATTGAGACCGGTGAGAAACTGTGGTTCACCCCGCCGCCCGGCTGCGGCGACAAGGCCAACTGCAGCCCGGCCCAGTCGGCAGCCATTTCGGTCCTGCCCGGGGTAGTGTTCTCCGGCTCGGTGGACGGCCACCTACGGGCCTATTCGACCCACGACGGGTCGATTGTGTGGGACTACGACACGGCCCAGGAGTACTACTCGGTTAACGAGGTCAGCACCAAGGGCGGCTCGCTCGACGGGCCCGGCCCGACCATTGCCGGCGGCATGCTGTACGTCTTCTCCGGCTACGGTTTCTGGGGCGGCATGCCGGGCAACGCCCTGCTGGCCTTTGAGGCAGGCGACGGCGACCAGAACGGGGCGGCCGGCCAGAACGGCAAGCAGGACTGA
- a CDS encoding MaoC family dehydratase, producing MTARQIRFQDLPRLVGQEVGVSDWHLVTQQAVDAYAASTNDHQWFCEDVERAKKESPFGGTVAPGYFILALAPGLLKELWYLQGARLGMNYGINRLRFPAPLRIGKRVRLRLSVRSVRPVSDGQEVTLRLSFEVEGGTKPVCVAEPVYRYLG from the coding sequence ATGACAGCAAGACAGATTCGCTTCCAAGACCTGCCGCGTCTCGTCGGCCAGGAGGTCGGCGTGTCGGACTGGCACCTCGTCACCCAGCAGGCCGTCGATGCCTACGCCGCCTCGACCAACGACCACCAGTGGTTTTGTGAAGATGTGGAGCGGGCGAAAAAAGAATCGCCCTTTGGCGGAACGGTCGCCCCGGGCTATTTCATCCTGGCCCTTGCCCCAGGGCTGCTCAAGGAACTCTGGTACCTCCAAGGGGCGCGGCTCGGCATGAACTACGGCATCAACCGCCTGCGCTTCCCGGCCCCGCTCCGCATCGGCAAACGGGTCCGCCTGCGGCTCAGCGTCCGCAGTGTCAGACCTGTTTCGGATGGACAGGAAGTCACCCTGCGCCTGTCGTTTGAAGTGGAGGGCGGCACAAAGCCGGTGTGTGTTGCCGAGCCGGTGTATCGCTACCTGGGCTGA
- a CDS encoding N-6 DNA methylase, translated as MLFLVNKLSKMKQHPPLGSRIAEVHNGSSLFTGDAGQGESNIRRWIIENDWLEAIVALPLNMFYNTGIATYVWVLTNRKPVHRRGKVQLIDATNWYQPMRKNLGKKNCELSEDDLVRICDTFLAFEETEQSKIFDNAAFGYWKVTVEWPLRIRGADPDRAYRAAALKKLKESGERSEDAPPVIRKIHKRGTEADPLRGLFAATINGRPAVVEYEPDPDLRDTEQIPLQEAGGIDAFLRREVLPYAAAAWYQPGSVKIGYEISFTRYFYTPQPLRSLDEIRTDILALERDTEGLLAEIVGVGRRP; from the coding sequence ATGCTGTTCCTGGTCAACAAGCTGTCCAAGATGAAGCAGCACCCCCCGCTCGGCAGCCGCATCGCCGAGGTCCACAACGGCAGCTCGCTGTTCACCGGTGACGCCGGCCAGGGCGAGAGCAACATCCGCCGCTGGATCATCGAGAACGACTGGCTGGAAGCCATCGTCGCCCTGCCGCTCAACATGTTCTACAACACCGGCATCGCCACCTACGTGTGGGTGCTGACCAACCGCAAGCCCGTCCATCGCCGGGGCAAGGTGCAGCTCATCGACGCCACCAACTGGTACCAGCCTATGCGCAAGAACCTGGGCAAGAAGAACTGCGAGCTGTCGGAGGACGACCTCGTCCGCATCTGCGACACCTTTCTCGCCTTCGAGGAGACCGAGCAGAGCAAGATTTTCGACAACGCCGCCTTCGGCTACTGGAAGGTGACGGTCGAGTGGCCGTTGCGTATCCGGGGCGCCGACCCCGACCGCGCCTACAGGGCCGCCGCACTCAAGAAACTCAAAGAGAGCGGCGAACGCAGCGAGGACGCGCCGCCGGTCATCAGGAAGATTCACAAGCGGGGCACCGAGGCCGACCCGCTGCGTGGCTTGTTCGCGGCCACCATCAACGGTAGGCCGGCGGTGGTCGAGTACGAGCCCGACCCCGACCTGCGCGACACCGAGCAGATTCCGCTGCAAGAGGCCGGCGGCATCGACGCCTTCCTGCGGCGTGAGGTCCTGCCCTACGCCGCCGCCGCCTGGTATCAGCCCGGCAGCGTAAAGATCGGCTACGAGATCAGCTTCACCCGCTACTTCTACACGCCGCAGCCCCTGCGCAGCCTGGATGAGATCCGGACCGACATCCTGGCGCTGGAACGAGATACGGAAGGGCTGTTGGCGGAGATTGTAGGAGTGGGCCGGAGGCCATGA